The window CCAGCTCCGAGAGCTGCTCGGCGAGCCGGTCCCGGCCGAAGAAGCGCTCATGGTCGTCGATGCCGAAGCGGGCCAGGCCGAGGTAAGGCGGCTCGCTGTCACTCGCAGCCGTGCGGGCCTCCTCGGCCACCTCGTGCGCCGCCCGGTGCCAGAGCCGCTCCCACTCTTCACGGTCGCCGCCGCAGGCCCCCACGTAGGCCAGGGTGACGGCCAGGGACGGCATCCGGTCTCCGGCGGCGGCCTGCGCGAGTGTCGCGGTGGAGTAGTGCGCCTTGTCCGCCATCGCTCGGTAGGTGATGCCCCCGGCCTCCTGGCGCAACTTCCTCAACTCGTACGCGAATCGCGCGACGGGCCCCTCGGCCGGGTCCAGCGGTCGCTCCCGACGCCCCATGACACCCCCGTTGGCGACGACATCCCCGTCGGACGCTATGCATCCCAGCAGAGGTGGGCCAGTCGGCACACCGACATGACGTGAACCTGCCGTTCCCGCCACGGGATTGTCTGAAGTGGTGAAGGGGGTCTGCCAGACAATCGCCTGGTCCCGAAGGCTGAGATCACGGCTGGCCGAGCAGTCCGCCAAGCCAAAGCCGAGGGGGAGCAAACCCTCCGAGCCTCACAACGCACTCACTCCGCAGATTGAAACCGGGCTGCGGACCCGCATGCCTCGAACGAGGCGGAAACAGAAAAGAGGACCAATGCGCACACGTTCCGTCCTTGCAGCGCTCGGCGCGTCCGTCGCCCTCACTATGGGTGCCGCAAGTGGCGCGGGAGCCGATGTCGGCTCCGCAGCTGCCTACGACGACTGCCCGTCCGGATACATCTGCGTTTACACGGGCCTCAACGGCACCGGGACCATGCAGAAGTGGCTGGGCAACGACTCCAACTGGCTCACCGGAGACAAGAAGTTCACCGGCAGGGTGAAGTCCATCTGCAACCACGGCACCGAGGACCCCAACAACCTCGAGACTGTGAAGTTCTACTACGAAACGGATTACGTGAACTACTACGCCCCAGCCGCGAAGGGCTGGTGCGGGAACACCAAGAGCGACGGGTCGAGCGTCAAGCTGAGGTCCCACAAGTGGGTGGCCTCCTGACACCCGGCCCCGTGCCGCAGGCGTTCGCCCGTCCGTAGACGGGCGAACGCCGAGCATGGTCGCCAGCAGCGTGATCACGGCGGCGGAAGAGGCGAACTCCACGTATCCCGGTACCAGCCCCTGCCGGGGTAACTCGCGTGCCGCGAGTAGCCGGCGCCGCGCTGTGTGACCCCTAGGTCGAACGGCCAGTGGGCCCGGCTTGAGCCGTTGCTGTCGCAGGGCATCAAGATGGGCCGTCCGCAGGTGTGGACTCGGCGGCAGCTGATAGACGGCATACGGTGGCGGACCCGGACCGGCG of the Streptomyces sp. T12 genome contains:
- a CDS encoding peptidase inhibitor family I36 protein; translated protein: MRTRSVLAALGASVALTMGAASGAGADVGSAAAYDDCPSGYICVYTGLNGTGTMQKWLGNDSNWLTGDKKFTGRVKSICNHGTEDPNNLETVKFYYETDYVNYYAPAAKGWCGNTKSDGSSVKLRSHKWVAS